A genomic segment from Sulfuritalea hydrogenivorans sk43H encodes:
- a CDS encoding Tn3 family transposase — protein MADIHRWQHQYLGATIFPKTLSVVEFRAFFTFSEEELAAIRKRFRTQLRVSGALQLGFLKMTGNLLEDTQIIPSKLLRHISAQLELPALTIASLKAIYTRPKTLYEHQWWAMETLGFSKATSEQQLRLLPFLCQEAQYAPSVDVLVDRAKVWLYQHHYLTLADRIIRDIARRAMSESEEALFRLICRQIAPAEFRRIEASVLRLQENTGRSKLEWLQQPPRKKSINAVRERIERIDFLKGLGIHNLDLESVAIEKIRGYASELYGIRPVKYRELKDPARTLRLVCYLKMSLMDATDAAIALGGRITAKIHRTALEKARLAEAESAISQADAFEQIVERANNKSVTDSEVRAYVLALAETLKPRQFHTRAEAARWILSEPNDQVRSLLHAMQKLEIQAEPQDPGKERVDYLQTLYAGKITALPTEHQVHIPTPWKTIIEGEDRERALRGLEAATLIGLRKSLRSGAVYVDHSEKFRGRHRLMIDTVQWEREKTKRYTQLGLPMRPDDLLDVLLAELDTKLKEVDTAVQAGALQIKGGNLHYPRDKAVEKSDDVVRHRDALFERIGVIQLPDLILEMDSRVRFSKIILGRLAKTPTELLQVYAGMLAHGTSLDASTVCLMVPQLTPNQIIAGMKHFEDRDTVRAANDAVVGFHRRLPIASHWGDGTLASADMMSLDVSRKIWLARLDPKRGIPSVGTYTLMSDFWSVIYDQPIILNERQAGVAIEGAIRQREVELDRLAVDTHGYTEFAMAIAKLLGFALCPRLKRITERRFYVPSNMKNAPEGLRDIIIPSISLRRIREEWDQLVRLASSIETGHSTATVALARYGSASSDSPIYRAGVHLGRLIRSIYLCDYFLSEDLRRTVNRILVHGEAVHTLQRAINAGSFSKPRGQREEELYAVSGSLTLLTNLCLAWTAAHMQEEVFGDNSHASMFEDLDWLQHVSPTHYGNINFRGTFSFLISKYQEWLISEPIRASSRK, from the coding sequence ATGGCTGATATCCATCGCTGGCAACACCAGTATCTCGGTGCGACCATCTTTCCGAAGACCCTATCAGTAGTCGAATTTCGGGCTTTCTTTACCTTCTCGGAAGAAGAACTTGCCGCCATCCGAAAACGCTTTCGCACCCAGCTACGTGTCTCCGGAGCTTTGCAGTTGGGATTCCTCAAGATGACCGGCAATCTGCTTGAGGATACTCAGATCATCCCGAGCAAGCTGCTCCGGCACATTTCCGCCCAACTCGAACTCCCTGCTCTGACGATCGCCAGTCTCAAGGCGATCTACACGCGACCAAAGACACTTTACGAGCACCAATGGTGGGCCATGGAAACGCTTGGGTTCTCCAAGGCGACCTCCGAGCAACAACTGCGGTTGCTGCCGTTTCTGTGCCAAGAGGCCCAATACGCACCCAGTGTCGACGTCCTGGTCGATCGCGCCAAGGTCTGGCTGTACCAGCACCACTATTTAACCCTCGCCGACCGCATCATCCGCGATATCGCCCGACGCGCCATGTCGGAGTCCGAGGAGGCCCTCTTCCGCCTGATCTGCAGACAAATTGCACCAGCCGAATTTCGGCGTATCGAAGCGTCCGTCCTGCGGCTGCAGGAAAATACGGGGCGTTCCAAGCTTGAGTGGCTTCAGCAGCCACCGCGAAAGAAGTCGATCAACGCGGTACGAGAACGCATTGAGCGTATCGACTTTCTCAAGGGACTGGGAATCCACAACCTGGACCTCGAGAGCGTCGCCATTGAGAAGATTCGCGGCTATGCCAGCGAGCTTTATGGGATTCGTCCGGTCAAGTACCGGGAATTGAAGGACCCGGCTCGAACGCTGCGCCTCGTGTGCTATCTCAAGATGTCCTTGATGGATGCGACGGATGCTGCCATCGCGCTCGGCGGCCGCATCACAGCCAAGATCCACCGTACCGCGCTCGAAAAGGCTAGGCTCGCCGAAGCCGAAAGCGCGATTTCCCAAGCGGACGCTTTCGAGCAGATTGTCGAGCGCGCGAACAACAAGTCCGTTACGGACAGCGAGGTCCGCGCCTATGTCCTTGCGCTGGCCGAGACCCTGAAACCACGGCAGTTCCATACACGTGCGGAGGCCGCCCGCTGGATCCTCTCCGAGCCGAACGACCAGGTCCGCTCCTTGTTGCACGCCATGCAGAAGCTCGAGATTCAGGCCGAACCGCAGGACCCCGGTAAGGAGCGCGTCGATTATCTGCAGACGCTCTACGCGGGCAAGATCACTGCCCTTCCGACGGAGCACCAAGTGCATATCCCGACGCCATGGAAAACCATCATTGAGGGCGAGGATCGGGAGCGCGCCCTGCGCGGGCTGGAAGCGGCGACGCTCATCGGGTTGCGTAAATCGCTGCGTAGCGGCGCCGTTTATGTCGATCACAGCGAAAAATTCCGCGGGCGCCACCGCCTGATGATCGATACCGTCCAGTGGGAACGGGAGAAAACCAAGCGCTATACACAGCTAGGTCTGCCCATGCGTCCGGATGATCTTCTCGACGTCCTCCTGGCGGAACTAGACACCAAGCTTAAGGAGGTCGATACGGCGGTCCAGGCCGGCGCGTTGCAGATCAAAGGCGGCAACCTGCATTACCCGCGCGACAAGGCGGTCGAGAAAAGCGATGACGTCGTGCGCCACCGCGACGCCTTGTTCGAACGCATCGGCGTCATCCAGCTGCCGGACTTGATTCTGGAAATGGACAGCCGGGTCCGCTTCAGCAAGATCATTCTCGGACGGCTGGCCAAGACGCCAACGGAACTCCTTCAGGTCTACGCTGGCATGTTGGCCCATGGCACCTCACTAGACGCCAGTACCGTCTGCCTCATGGTGCCGCAACTGACGCCGAACCAGATCATTGCCGGCATGAAGCACTTTGAGGATCGGGATACCGTCCGTGCCGCCAACGACGCCGTGGTCGGCTTCCACCGGCGGCTCCCCATCGCGTCTCACTGGGGCGACGGTACGCTGGCCTCGGCGGACATGATGAGCCTGGACGTTTCCCGCAAGATCTGGCTGGCGCGTTTGGATCCCAAGCGCGGGATTCCCTCGGTCGGGACCTACACTCTCATGTCCGACTTCTGGAGCGTGATCTACGACCAGCCTATCATCCTGAATGAGCGGCAGGCCGGGGTCGCCATCGAGGGCGCCATCCGGCAACGGGAAGTTGAACTTGACCGGCTGGCCGTCGATACCCACGGCTACACCGAGTTTGCGATGGCCATCGCCAAGCTGCTCGGGTTTGCCTTGTGCCCGCGACTGAAGCGAATCACGGAGCGCCGCTTCTACGTGCCCAGCAACATGAAGAATGCGCCAGAAGGCCTTCGGGACATCATCATCCCGAGCATTTCCTTGCGGCGGATCCGCGAGGAATGGGATCAACTGGTGCGGCTCGCCTCTTCAATCGAAACCGGGCATTCCACCGCCACGGTGGCCCTGGCCCGCTACGGCTCGGCTTCCTCCGACAGCCCCATCTACCGGGCCGGCGTCCATCTGGGCCGCCTCATCCGCAGTATCTATCTGTGCGACTACTTCCTCAGCGAAGACCTGCGCCGTACGGTGAATCGAATTCTGGTGCACGGGGAAGCGGTACATACGCTTCAGCGCGCCATCAATGCCGGGTCGTTCTCGAAGCCGCGCGGGCAACGCGAGGAAGAACTCTACGCCGTCTCGGGTTCGTTGACCCTGCTCACCAACCTCTGCTTGGCCTGGACGGCTGCGCATATGCAAGAAGAGGTGTTCGGCGATAACAGCCATGCTTCAATGTTCGAAGATCTGGACTGGCTTCAGCATGTCAGTCCGACCCACTACGGCAATATCAACTTCCGGGGGACGTTCAGCTTTCTCATCAGCAAGTATCAGGAGTGGCTGATTTCCGAACCTATCCGTGCAAGCTCGCGAAAATAG
- a CDS encoding sensor histidine kinase, with protein sequence MVAHVPDGLLAARADAAKLRQVLANVLSNAVKHSPAGGAIDLCCGAREMDGKTFVEIAVADHGIGMQPDQIARVSERFYRADTSGNIPGTGLGMTIVKEIVELHGGGFTVDSTIGAGTTVVLWIPAVDITLMAGIPQPLTNRDTEGAAATSQ encoded by the coding sequence CTGGTCGCGCACGTCCCGGATGGCCTGCTGGCGGCACGGGCGGATGCGGCAAAGCTGCGTCAGGTGCTGGCCAATGTGCTGAGCAACGCGGTGAAGCATTCGCCGGCTGGCGGCGCCATCGATCTGTGCTGCGGCGCGAGGGAAATGGATGGCAAGACCTTTGTCGAAATCGCCGTGGCCGATCATGGCATCGGCATGCAGCCGGATCAGATCGCCCGCGTCAGCGAGCGCTTCTACCGAGCCGACACATCCGGCAACATTCCTGGCACCGGCCTGGGAATGACCATCGTTAAGGAGATCGTCGAGCTTCACGGCGGCGGCTTTACAGTAGACAGCACCATTGGCGCCGGGACCACGGTCGTGCTCTGGATTCCGGCAGTTGACATCACGCTGATGGCAGGCATCCCACAACCCTTAACAAACCGAGACACGGAAGGGGCTGCGGCCACAAGCCAGTAA
- a CDS encoding helix-turn-helix domain-containing protein, whose translation MARKKKLDFSGIADVRKKESINQSEFWTRYGVTQSGGSRYEAGRNIPKPLSILLWLHQSGKVADKDLADALK comes from the coding sequence ATGGCCCGCAAAAAGAAACTGGACTTCAGCGGAATTGCCGACGTCCGCAAGAAAGAAAGCATCAATCAAAGCGAGTTCTGGACACGATACGGCGTCACCCAATCGGGTGGTTCTCGCTACGAGGCGGGTCGGAATATTCCGAAGCCTTTGTCCATCCTGCTCTGGCTTCATCAGTCAGGGAAGGTGGCGGACAAGGATCTGGCGGATGCGTTGAAGTAA
- a CDS encoding response regulator transcription factor, with the protein MSHKILVVDDHPEIRRMIRLSLGDDFEVLEAEDGQTALGIIRHKLPRIVLLDVKMPGLMTGFEVLETIKSTHAMRDVIVIMVTAYGQARDYDKGMDLGADAYFVKPFSPLQLAAAIRELVN; encoded by the coding sequence ATGAGTCACAAGATTCTCGTCGTGGACGACCATCCGGAAATCAGGCGCATGATACGTCTCAGCTTGGGAGACGACTTTGAAGTCCTCGAAGCCGAGGATGGCCAGACGGCTCTGGGCATCATCCGCCACAAGTTGCCCCGCATAGTGCTGCTCGATGTGAAGATGCCGGGCTTGATGACCGGTTTCGAGGTGCTTGAAACCATCAAGAGCACCCACGCCATGCGCGACGTCATTGTCATCATGGTGACGGCGTATGGCCAGGCAAGGGATTACGACAAAGGGATGGATCTTGGGGCGGATGCCTATTTCGTCAAGCCATTCAGCCCCTTGCAGCTGGCAGCCGCCATCCGGGAGCTCGTCAATTGA
- a CDS encoding PAS domain-containing sensor histidine kinase produces the protein MKALFESLQEALLIVSATGETLYANPVAREILQISAGANYSSEWLQGQLRAIRQGYLKPPLTFEVDLPRRSEHADRMQVTLLQSPAGSNFILVMKNITAERLYQNAVGNLAEMLDSEFGAPVKRFLASVTDTLAQFEIRAEGSEGHWALQNAVAAMSREGASLERSLQKASLLAATHRWFPMRDDQRVLVTSLVDDALLASQPLLVERGIQVRFCGLDDSLPVIYGSKMFLTQALVAYLAHLVERIDRGVNILISAKANGNVVLLTITNYGDLLPEKSSSALLPLSGVARLKSVKAVELPLALCKRVVELNGGNLRFGRENGKVSSITFELPVGAPAKAFGESCEECPISAQAMQYARDLAEIMADSKEGRPQLRKAVPLRKAS, from the coding sequence ATGAAGGCGCTGTTCGAGAGCCTGCAGGAAGCGCTGCTCATCGTATCCGCAACCGGCGAAACTCTTTACGCCAACCCGGTGGCGCGGGAGATTCTTCAAATATCCGCCGGCGCGAACTATTCCAGCGAGTGGCTTCAAGGCCAGCTCAGGGCGATACGCCAGGGCTACCTGAAGCCGCCGCTGACCTTCGAGGTTGATCTGCCGCGCCGATCCGAGCATGCCGATCGGATGCAGGTCACGCTCCTGCAAAGCCCGGCGGGAAGCAATTTCATTCTGGTCATGAAGAACATCACCGCCGAGCGGTTGTACCAGAACGCGGTCGGCAACCTGGCGGAGATGCTGGACAGCGAGTTTGGCGCGCCGGTGAAGCGGTTTCTTGCGTCCGTTACCGACACGCTGGCGCAGTTCGAGATTCGCGCGGAGGGGAGCGAGGGACATTGGGCGCTGCAAAACGCCGTCGCCGCGATGTCGCGCGAGGGCGCCTCGCTGGAACGGTCGCTGCAGAAGGCTAGTTTGCTGGCGGCCACCCACAGGTGGTTTCCGATGCGTGACGATCAGCGGGTTCTCGTGACATCGCTGGTCGACGATGCGCTGCTTGCATCGCAACCGCTGCTGGTCGAGCGCGGGATACAAGTCAGGTTTTGTGGCCTCGATGACAGTCTGCCGGTGATTTACGGAAGCAAAATGTTCCTGACCCAGGCGCTGGTCGCGTATCTGGCTCACCTTGTCGAACGAATCGATCGCGGCGTGAATATCCTGATTTCCGCCAAGGCAAACGGGAATGTCGTGTTGCTGACTATTACCAATTACGGAGACCTTCTCCCGGAAAAAAGCAGCAGCGCGCTGTTGCCGCTTTCCGGCGTGGCCCGCTTGAAATCCGTCAAGGCGGTGGAGCTTCCCCTGGCGCTCTGCAAGCGGGTGGTTGAACTGAACGGGGGGAATCTTCGCTTTGGCCGGGAAAACGGCAAAGTCAGCTCGATCACTTTCGAGTTGCCGGTGGGGGCGCCGGCAAAGGCGTTCGGGGAGTCCTGCGAAGAATGCCCGATTTCCGCCCAGGCCATGCAGTATGCCCGCGATCTTGCCGAAATAATGGCGGACAGCAAGGAAGGACGCCCTCAGCTCAGGAAAGCGGTTCCCTTGAGAAAGGCCTCATGA
- a CDS encoding response regulator transcription factor, whose translation MAILEDDADFRKFLRHLLIHDYDLVMARNGEELQRSVDASEVDVVLLDIGLPEEDGLSIALRIRSTSGVPLIFLSGHSSEEMIVTGLTLGADDYITKPCQSKVLKARIENALARGRKKPAATRQRIEFNGAIFEIGKEYLTNAEGRRVRLTEKESQILSMLARATNLTQSRDAICKHLYGREWDSESRVLEVHICNLRGKLEKIGCGRKSIVPVRGVGYRLDLT comes from the coding sequence GTGGCGATCCTCGAAGATGATGCGGATTTCCGCAAATTTCTTCGCCACCTCCTCATACATGACTACGACCTGGTGATGGCCCGCAACGGGGAGGAGTTGCAACGTTCGGTAGACGCCAGCGAAGTCGATGTCGTCCTGCTGGATATCGGTCTTCCGGAGGAAGACGGCTTGTCGATCGCGCTGCGGATTCGTTCCACATCCGGCGTTCCCCTGATTTTTCTGTCCGGGCATTCGTCGGAAGAAATGATCGTCACGGGGCTGACGCTGGGTGCCGACGACTACATCACCAAGCCATGTCAATCAAAGGTTCTGAAGGCTCGCATAGAAAACGCCCTGGCGCGGGGAAGGAAAAAGCCGGCGGCGACACGACAGCGAATTGAATTCAACGGGGCCATCTTCGAAATCGGCAAGGAATATCTGACCAATGCCGAAGGGCGCCGCGTCAGGCTGACGGAAAAGGAATCGCAGATTTTGTCCATGCTGGCGCGAGCGACGAACCTGACACAGTCGCGCGACGCCATATGCAAACACCTCTATGGCCGGGAATGGGATTCCGAGAGCCGGGTGCTGGAAGTGCATATTTGCAATCTGCGCGGAAAGCTGGAGAAAATCGGCTGCGGAAGAAAATCCATCGTCCCCGTCCGGGGAGTCGGGTATCGACTGGATTTGACGTGA
- a CDS encoding sensor histidine kinase encodes MPQLALLTAGALLISIGLHAAYMLRQQREVSRLAIERQAGALVSTLAVASANPIVTGSLDALDDLLVRSADFPGILELRIADADGRILSHVTRADGRVRRVFDPPATRLAPPAMPGPMLAAERDRMVAWHPVKAGALLGWVRADVSNTALDEIGKRITMTTVVATLLAVVGSSLLLLLFLRRPMRALEDARRFAVDLHQSEGRLLPALVAPAEIEDVTAALNYASAKLHEQRQQLARTMEWLQAEERITRERTEQVDTIFALSPDGLVSFDGKGRVKLVNPAFLRMTGLRATEIVGRPPAELERLLRELAENPEQWPGLGVCFAGQEAKVGAGETAAGEGPSHPLMLRRPRGAVLDLVGVNSTAAAVSRLLYVRDVTREMEVDRLKSEFLAHAAHELRTPMASIYGFTELLMSQEFDDATRRDLLATIHRQTEWLIEIINELLDLARIEARRGKDFRIEAVPLAPLVGDTVAAMNIDPARWPLVAHIPDGLPAARADAAKLRQVLTNVLSNAVKYSPAGGAIDLRCGTREIEGKTFVEIAVADHGIGMTPEQAARVGERFYRADSSGNIPGAGLGVTIVKEIVELHGGGFSLRSTLGAGTTVTLWLPADVQPHAPEGAVPGNGNNL; translated from the coding sequence ATGCCGCAGCTCGCGCTGCTGACGGCCGGCGCGCTGCTGATCTCGATCGGCCTGCATGCGGCCTACATGCTGCGGCAACAGAGGGAAGTTTCACGCCTTGCGATCGAACGCCAGGCCGGCGCGCTGGTGAGCACCCTGGCGGTGGCGAGCGCCAATCCGATCGTAACCGGCAGCCTCGATGCCCTCGACGACTTGCTGGTGCGCAGTGCCGATTTCCCCGGCATTCTCGAACTGCGCATCGCCGATGCCGACGGTCGGATCCTGAGCCACGTTACGCGCGCCGACGGCCGTGTGCGGCGGGTGTTCGATCCACCCGCGACGCGCCTGGCGCCGCCGGCCATGCCCGGCCCGATGCTGGCCGCCGAACGGGATCGCATGGTGGCCTGGCATCCGGTCAAGGCCGGCGCCCTGCTGGGCTGGGTGCGCGCCGACGTCAGCAACACCGCGCTCGACGAAATCGGCAAGCGCATCACGATGACCACCGTCGTTGCCACCCTCCTGGCCGTGGTCGGCAGCAGCCTGCTGTTGCTGCTTTTCCTGCGCCGTCCGATGCGCGCCCTGGAGGACGCCCGTCGCTTCGCCGTCGATCTTCATCAATCCGAAGGCCGCTTGCTGCCCGCGCTGGTCGCGCCTGCGGAAATCGAGGACGTGACCGCCGCGCTCAACTACGCGTCGGCCAAGCTGCATGAACAACGGCAACAACTTGCGCGCACCATGGAATGGTTGCAGGCCGAAGAACGGATCACCCGCGAGCGCACGGAACAGGTCGACACGATCTTTGCCCTGAGTCCCGACGGTCTGGTGTCCTTCGACGGCAAGGGCCGGGTGAAACTGGTCAACCCGGCTTTCCTGCGCATGACCGGGCTGCGCGCCACGGAGATCGTCGGGCGGCCGCCGGCCGAACTCGAACGACTGCTGCGGGAACTGGCGGAAAACCCGGAACAGTGGCCGGGGCTGGGCGTCTGTTTCGCCGGACAAGAAGCAAAAGTCGGCGCCGGCGAGACGGCGGCCGGGGAGGGACCGAGCCACCCGCTGATGTTGCGCCGGCCGCGCGGCGCCGTGCTTGATCTGGTCGGCGTCAACAGCACCGCGGCTGCCGTGAGCCGCCTGCTTTATGTGCGCGATGTCACCCGCGAAATGGAAGTCGACCGCCTGAAAAGCGAGTTCCTCGCCCACGCCGCGCACGAACTGCGCACGCCGATGGCCAGCATCTACGGCTTTACCGAACTGCTGATGAGCCAGGAGTTCGACGACGCGACGCGCCGGGACCTGCTCGCCACCATCCACAGGCAAACCGAGTGGCTGATCGAGATCATCAACGAACTGCTCGACCTGGCGCGCATCGAGGCGCGGCGCGGCAAGGATTTCCGGATCGAAGCGGTACCGCTTGCGCCGCTGGTCGGCGACACGGTGGCGGCGATGAACATCGACCCGGCACGCTGGCCGCTGGTCGCGCACATCCCGGACGGCCTGCCGGCGGCGCGGGCGGACGCGGCCAAGCTGCGCCAGGTGCTGACCAATGTGCTGAGCAACGCGGTGAAGTATTCGCCGGCCGGCGGCGCCATCGATCTGCGCTGCGGCACGCGCGAAATCGAGGGCAAGACCTTCGTCGAGATTGCCGTGGCCGACCACGGCATCGGCATGACGCCGGAGCAGGCCGCCCGCGTCGGCGAGCGCTTCTACCGCGCCGACAGTTCCGGCAATATTCCCGGCGCCGGCCTGGGCGTGACCATTGTCAAGGAGATCGTCGAATTGCACGGCGGGGGCTTCAGCTTGCGGAGCACCCTCGGGGCCGGTACCACCGTCACCCTCTGGCTGCCGGCGGACGTTCAACCCCATGCGCCGGAGGGCGCGGTGCCGGGAAACGGCAATAACCTGTGA